A DNA window from Camelina sativa cultivar DH55 chromosome 13, Cs, whole genome shotgun sequence contains the following coding sequences:
- the LOC104737109 gene encoding methyl-CpG-binding domain-containing protein 1-like — protein sequence MDDEQGRPNQSTTTKTRSGTPKGLIDTFAVQCGKCFKWRKIHTREAFEEIRMRVKEEEFVCQTIEDVSCLDDAELEYDSTRIWVGDKPGVAKTPTGFERKIVLRKDNSRVDVYYVTPAGKRMRTLNELAVFIDANPDFKDTRLEDFTFTAPKIMEETISGGKRKRISRPSKEHE from the exons ATGGACGACGAGCAGGGGAGACCCAATCAATCAACCACTACCAAG ACAAGATCTGGTACTCCTAAGGGGTTGATTGATACGTTTGCTGTACAGTGTGGAAAGTGCTTCAAATGGAGAAAAATTCATACTCGGGAAGCATTTGAGGAGATTAGAAtgagagtaaaagaagaagagtttgtgtGCCAGACGATTGAAGATGTATCATGTCTTGATGATGCAGAGCTAGAATATGACTCCACTAGAATATGGGTCGGGGACAAGCCTGGCGTGGCAAAGACACCAACAGGGTTTGAAAGGAAGATAGTTTTGAGGAAGGACAACTCGAGAGTGGATGTGTACTATGTCACTCCGGCAGGGAAGAGGATGAGGACTCTCAATGAACTTGCAGTCTTCATCGATGCAAATCCGGATTTCAAGGATACACGGCTTGAAGATTTCACTTTCACAGCCCCAAAAATAATGGAAGAAACTATATCGGGTGGTAAACGTAAGAGGATCTCCAGGCCATCCAAGGAACATGAGTAA